A region of Peromyscus eremicus unplaced genomic scaffold, PerEre_H2_v1 PerEre#2#unplaced_106, whole genome shotgun sequence DNA encodes the following proteins:
- the LOC131901528 gene encoding vomeronasal type-2 receptor 116-like, giving the protein MHIFLLNHICEYQTKCIVAITGRMLATSLRVTPILQLYRYLQLTYGPFNSILSDHEQFPNLYQMAAKDTALALAMVSLMIHFNWNWVGLAISDDDQSLQFLSDLRGKTEIQRVCLAFVIVIPVNMELYMSRAEMYNNQIETSSTNVVTIYGDTDSTVFVCFRMWKSRGIQRIWVTTSQWDVTTSKRDFTVDSFHGTLAFAHHHAEISGFKNFVQTLNPSKYTDITLAGLEWMYFSCEASTSNCKTLENCSSNVSLEWLMLQIFDMAFSDDGYDVYNAVYAMAHSLHEMLLQQAENQPINTLTALDSDCSQLCLFLQNMHFVNPAGDVINMNQKEKLQAEYSIYYIYNFPHGVGLKVKIGEFKPYFLHGQQLHLYEDMIEGCLDWSTLGTSMPSAVCSVDCPPGFRKFQQEGMAACCFDCTPCPANEISNETDMDQCLKCPDDQYANAEQNHCLHKDVTFLGFDDPLGMTLSCMALCLSALTGLVLGIFVKHQDTPIVKANNLTLSYILLISLIFCFLCSLLFIGHPNSVTCILQQITYGVSFTVAVSTVLAKTITVVLAFKVTTPGRRMKWFLVSGAPTYIIPICIIIHIILCAIWLGTSPPSVDIDAHSEHGHIIIVCNKGSVTAFYSVLGYLGSLALGSFTVAFLARHLPDTFNEAKFLTFSILLFCSVWVTFLPVYHSTKGKVMVAVEVFSILASSAGLLGCIFVPKCYIILLKPERNSLQKLREKTFSRTHIS; this is encoded by the exons ATGCATATTTTTCTCCTTAACCACATCTGTGAATATCAGACCAAATGTATAGTAGCAATTACAGGACGAATGTTAGCAACATCTCTGAGGGTGACTCCAATTCTCCAGCTCTACAGATATCTACAG CTCACCTATGGACCTTTCAATTCTATCCTGAGTGATCATGAACAGTTTCCCAATCTGTATCAGATGGCCGCCAAGGACACAGCCCTGGCCCTGgccatggtctctttgatgatTCACTTTAACTGGAACTGGGTTGGGCTGGCCATCTCAGATGATGACCAGAGTCTCCAATTTCTCTCAGATCTGAGAGGAAAAACTGAAATCCAAAGAGTCTGCTTAGCTTTTGTGATTGTGATCCCAGTCAACATGGAATTATACATGTCAAGAGCTGAAATGTATAACAACCAAATTGAGACATCATCCACAAATGTTGTTACCATTTATGGTGACACAGACAGTACTGTATTTGTGTGCTTTAGAATGTGGAAATCACGAGGTATACAGAGAATATGGGTCACCACCTCACAGTGGGATGTCACTACAAGTAAGAGAGACTTCACAGTTGATTCATTCCATGGGACTCTTGCTTTTGCACACCATCATGCTgagatttctggttttaaaaattttgttcagACATTGAACCCTTCCAAATACACAGACATAACACTGGCAGGACTGGAGTGGATGTACTTTAGCTGTGAAGCCTCCACATCTAACTGTAAGACGCTGGAGAACTGCTCATCTAATGTCTCACTGGAATGGTTAATGCTACAGATTTTTGACATGGCCTTTAGTGATGATGGTTATGATGTATACAATGCTGTGTATGCTATGGCCCATTCTCTCCATGAAATGCTTCTTCAACAAGCAGAAAACCAGCCAATCAATACTCTCACAGCACTGGATTCTGACTGCTCACAG CTTTGCCTATTTCTGCAGAATATGCACTTTGTTAATCCTGCTGGAGATGTAATAAATatgaatcagaaagaaaaactgcAAGCAGAGTATAGCATTTACTACATTTATAATTTTCCCCATGGTGTTGGACTTAAGGTGAAAATAGGAGAGTTTAAGCCATATTTTCTACATGGTCAACAGCTCCATTTatatgaagatatgataga agggtgtctggactggtctactctg GGGACATCA ATGCCCTCTGCTGTGTGCAGTGTTGATTGTCCCCCTGGATTCAGAAAATTCCAACAAGAAGGAATGGCAGCCTGCTGTTTTGATTGCACCCCCTGCCCAGCAaatgagatttccaatgagacag ATATGGATCAGTGTTTGAAGTGTCCAGATGACCAGTATGCCAATGCAGAGCAGAACCACTGCCTGCACAAAGATGTGACCTTTCTGGGCTTTGATGACCCCTTGGGGATGACTCTGTCCTGTATGGCCTTGTGTTTGTCTGCACTAACCGGTCTGGTTCTTGGGATCTTTGTGAAGCACCAAGACACTCCCATTGTGAAGGCCAATAACCTCACTCTCAGCTACATCCTGCTCATCTCTctcatcttctgtttcctctgttccttGCTCTTCATTGGCCATCCCAACTCAGTCACCTGCATCCTGCAGCAAATAACATATGGAGTTTCAttcactgtggctgtttccactgtgttggCCAAGACAATTACTGTGGTTTTGGCTTTCAAAGTCACTACTCCTGGAAGAAGGATGAAGTGGTTTCTGGTATCAGGGGCACCAACCTACATCATTCCCATCTGCATCATCATCCATATTATTCTCTGTGCAATCTGGCTGGGAACATCTCCTCCCTCTGTTGACATTGATGCACACTCTGAGCATGGCCACATCATCATTGTGTGCAACAAGGGCTCAGTAACTGCTTTCTACTCTGTCTTAGGATACCTGGGCTCTCTGGCCCTTGGGAGCTTCACTGTGGCTTTCTTGGCCAGGCATCTccctgacacattcaatgaagccaaatTCTTGACATTCAGCATACTGTTGTTCTGCAGTGTCTGGGTCACTtttctccctgtctaccacagcaccaagggcaaggtcatggtggctgtggaggtctTCTCCATCTTAGCCTCCAGTGCTGGCTTGCTGGGATGCATCTTTGTTCCCAAGTGCTACATCATTTTGCTAAAACCAGAGAGAAATTCTCTACAAAAGTTAAGAGAGAAAACCTTTTCCAGAACTCacatttcataa